CATCTTTGAACCGCCTGTCGGCAGGACCATTCGCCCCTACCTCGCCCGTTGACGATGCCGAGTGTGCCTATCGTCACTCGGTTTCGGGTCAGGGGGAAGTTTTTCCCGAATCGGGTGGGCGATCTCAGCGTTCGTCGCTCAGATCCAGCCCCAGCGCCCGGGCCACCCGCCAGGCGTCGCGGGGCACGTCGGTGGCGAGGCTGGGCTCGGGCCGATAATCCATCAGCGCACGAAGCGCGGAGGTCAGCCTCTCAACATCGCGCTCCTGCGGCGCATCCTCCGCGGCGAGTGCCAGACGCAGCGCCTCATCGCTGACCTGCAGGCCACGAATACGCAGACGAGCGACATGATCGGCGGCAGCAATCTCGGGGAAATGCGTCGCGGCGACCACCCGATCGCCGGCGCGCTCCCGGGCCTCGATCACCGCCCGGGCAAAGCGCGCGCCTTCGGCCGGATGGGTGCCACGGCCCGGCTCATCAAGCAGCCAGAGCCGAGGCCCGGCCCCCTCCCAATGCGCCACGAGTCGTCGCACCTCTCGCCCAAAGGAGGACAACCCCTCCTCCTCAGCCGCACCTCCCTCCTCGCTGCCCACATAGATCAGCGCCTCCATCATCCCGAAGGTGCAACGCTCGGCGGGCACCGGCAACGCCGCCTGCGCGCAGAACTGAGAGAGTCCCACTAGCTTTAAGAGCGCAGACTTCCCCCCCATATTCGGACCGAGTACCACCGTCACCACGGCATCCAGCGACACATCGATGGGTTGAACCTCATCGCCGATCCGCTCGACCTGGCGAGGATCTCGCCCCTGCACCAGGTGCAGTGCCGTCCTCTCCGCACGCTCAGGCCAGCAGCCCCCGATCGCCTCGCGCAAACGCACCCGTGCCAACCCCTCATCAAAACGCGCCAGGGCATCGAGCGTTCCTTCAAGCAACGGGAGCACGTGCCGCAAAAGATCGCTCAGGCGAATTCGCAGCCGCTGCTCACAGACATCGACCGCCTCGCCAGCGCGGACCAGATCCGCCTCGGCCTCCACCACCGCCTCATCGACCAACTGCCAGGCCCCTCCCTGGTAGGCCAGGCGCTGATCGTCGAGGTTCACACCGGCCTCGGGTCGGTAGCGACCCCGCACATCAAAACGTCCGCCCCACCGCTCACAGATCTGAGCCTCGGCCACGTCTCGAACCTTACGAAGTTCACGCCCCGCGCGGCGATGCGCCTTTCGCGCACCGGCAAGCTCCCCGTCAAGCTGATCGCTCAAATGAAAACGCGCGCTGGGTTGGCTCTCAGGATGCATCGCCCCCATCGTCTCGCGCAGCACCTCACACCCCGGCTCACCGGTAGCAGGAAGACCATCGGCGCCTGCGGCAGCCTCCAGGATCGCCAGCGCGTGGTACAGGAAGCGTTTCACCTCAAAGAGCTCCGCATCACGCAGCGCCTCGCCAAGGTGCAGCCGACGAAGCGGCCGCTCCAGCGCCGGAAGCTCACGGAGCGCATCGTCGATCGGGCGTTGAACCTCGGGATGATCCTGATGCCAGAGGTCGAGCGTGCGCAGGCGCGCGACCTCCGCGTCCCAGAGCGCGGCCTCATCGCCGCGATAGATGTGCACCCGCACAGCACGCGCACGCCCCGCTTCACTTAAGGGACGCAATCTCCCGAGCATGTCGCGCGCGCCCACCACCTCCAGCGTCGTCGCGTCTCCAAAACGCCCCGTCACGCCGGGCTCCCCCTCCACCTTATATCGATCCTTCCACTCGCTCATCGGCCGGCCTCTTCTCGAAGACGGCTGCGACTATGCGCGAGCGCCCCGCATTTGGCAAAGCCGACGACCTCCCCCCCTTCTCCACAATGCTGCTCTCAGTCGGTGGTCGCCCCGCCCGGAAACACGATCGTGGAGTACGTCTCGTAGAAGCGGCGCTCAATCTCGGTGCGCGCCTCATAGAGCTCGGCCAACTCATCAAAGAGCAACGAGAGATACGCAAGGCGCACCGGGTGGTAGCGCTCTCGCGTGGCCGCCGGGAGCTCGTCCATAAAGTGGTCGAGCTGGTCGAGTACCTGCTCGGCGTAGCGCTTTAGCCCCTCGATTTCCTCGACCTCCGAGCCGAAAATACGCCGCACTCTCGGGTAAAGGTGCTCGCGCTCCCGATCGAAGGTCGCCTGCAATCGCTGGCGCAGCAGCAGCGCCCGCGGCACGATCTCGCGCAAGAGCGCGTGGACCTCACCCTCATCCTCTCGGGCGCGCTGCGCCTGCGCGATCGAGCCTCCGATCGCCTCCATCGCCGAGAAGACCTCCATATGGGTGTACGTAAGCTCCGAGAGCAGCCCCATTGCATACCTCCATGCGCGTCGCCGTTGACCGTCGTAACATGTTGAAAAACAACAACTTACTGACAACCATTCCTTGCACAGCCTGCCAAATATCAGCGCCCGGCGATCAAAAAAAAGCGGCACCCCTTCTCAGGGGTGCCGCTCAAGCGAATCGTCACACGACTCGTCTTATTTGGTCTTCTTCAGCTCGACCAGGATCTGCTTGACCACCGCTTTGAGCGTCTCGAAGACACCGGGTCCGTTGGGCGCAATCGCGCTGGCCTCAAAGTCGGGGTACTTGCCTTCAGGGTTCAGGTCAGCCCGCAGCTCTTCGAGCGGCATCGCCGTGGGCAGGTCGCGCTTGTTGTACTGGATCACAAAGGGGATCTTGTCGATGTCGTAGCCGTAGGCCACCAGGTTCTCTTTGAGATCCTCCATCGAGATGATGTTGGCCTCTTTACGAGCACGCTGGCTGTCAGCGACGAAGACCACACCGTCGGCGCCTTTCATAATCAGCTTACGGCTGGCGCTGTAGAAGAGCTGACCGGGCACCGAGTAGAGGTGCAGACGCGTTTTGAAGCCGCGAATCGCCGGCAGGCTCAGGGGCAGGAAGTCGAAGAAGAGCGTGCGTTCTTGCTTGGTCTCCAGACTTACCAGCTTTCCGCGCGCGTCCGGGTTGGTCCCCGAGTAGATGAACTTAATGTTCGTCGTCTTACCACAGAGCCCCGGCCCGTAGTAAACGATCTTGAGGATGATTTCCCGCTGGGCGTAATTGATGAACGACATAGGGACCTTCTCGTCACCGCGCGTGGCCAAGGCGTACGTACCCTGGGGCCGGGGCACGTTGCGTTAGCTGGTTCGAAGTCTCGAAATCGACATCGTCGAATAAACTCGCTGGAATGCCGCGATGAGTTATACCACGAGGCGAAATCGTGTCGAATTAAATTTTGAACATCCGCCACCCGACCTTTCGGCCCGGCGTCGAGCCTGCGTTGGTCTCCGCCAATCCTACCGGGCGAACACCTGCGAAAGCTCCCCAAAACCACATCAAAACGTCATCTGAAACAGGGTGCCTCAAGCGTGAAGACCTTATTAAAAGGCATCATTGAAGAGGCTATCGATATCGTCGTCGGTGATTTCGCCGAAGATATCCATATCTTTGTTACCGTCTTTGGCCTTCTCGGCGACCGCCGCGATAATGTCGGCCATCTCCGCGTAGGCTCGTTTTACTCGCAGACGCACAAGACCAAGGCTTGAGCGCTCATCGAAGATGACCACAAGAATCAGCGTGTCACCAATAACCGAGACATGCAGATGCTTGTTTTTTCCTTCGTGGAAGTGAACCGGAAACTCCTCCTCACCGAGCATCAGCGCCAGGCTGCCGGTGGCCGCCGTGGAGCCCGCAACCAGCGAGGCCAGACCGGTGGTGT
The sequence above is drawn from the Lujinxingia sediminis genome and encodes:
- a CDS encoding MutS-related protein, whose protein sequence is MSEWKDRYKVEGEPGVTGRFGDATTLEVVGARDMLGRLRPLSEAGRARAVRVHIYRGDEAALWDAEVARLRTLDLWHQDHPEVQRPIDDALRELPALERPLRRLHLGEALRDAELFEVKRFLYHALAILEAAAGADGLPATGEPGCEVLRETMGAMHPESQPSARFHLSDQLDGELAGARKAHRRAGRELRKVRDVAEAQICERWGGRFDVRGRYRPEAGVNLDDQRLAYQGGAWQLVDEAVVEAEADLVRAGEAVDVCEQRLRIRLSDLLRHVLPLLEGTLDALARFDEGLARVRLREAIGGCWPERAERTALHLVQGRDPRQVERIGDEVQPIDVSLDAVVTVVLGPNMGGKSALLKLVGLSQFCAQAALPVPAERCTFGMMEALIYVGSEEGGAAEEEGLSSFGREVRRLVAHWEGAGPRLWLLDEPGRGTHPAEGARFARAVIEARERAGDRVVAATHFPEIAAADHVARLRIRGLQVSDEALRLALAAEDAPQERDVERLTSALRALMDYRPEPSLATDVPRDAWRVARALGLDLSDER
- a CDS encoding GTP-binding protein; translation: MSFINYAQREIILKIVYYGPGLCGKTTNIKFIYSGTNPDARGKLVSLETKQERTLFFDFLPLSLPAIRGFKTRLHLYSVPGQLFYSASRKLIMKGADGVVFVADSQRARKEANIISMEDLKENLVAYGYDIDKIPFVIQYNKRDLPTAMPLEELRADLNPEGKYPDFEASAIAPNGPGVFETLKAVVKQILVELKKTK
- a CDS encoding roadblock/LC7 domain-containing protein — protein: MLSSQMVIYEEEHQKLTEICERLVRDALAKAIFIVDKDGQLVTATGETTGIDTTGLASLVAGSTAATGSLALMLGEEEFPVHFHEGKNKHLHVSVIGDTLILVVIFDERSSLGLVRLRVKRAYAEMADIIAAVAEKAKDGNKDMDIFGEITDDDIDSLFNDAF